Proteins co-encoded in one Oreochromis aureus strain Israel breed Guangdong linkage group 3, ZZ_aureus, whole genome shotgun sequence genomic window:
- the LOC120438541 gene encoding E3 ubiquitin-protein ligase TRIM39-like — protein sequence MSAASNLRSEDQFLCCICLDVFTDPVSTPCGHNFCKNCISQHWDMNQSCQCPMCKETFKTRPQLRVNTFISEMVAQFRREAQQKASSSSSEQQTAKPGEVPCDVCTGTRLKALKSCLVCQTSYCQTHLEPHLTVKGLKRHQLIDAAENLEDRMCTKHDKLLELFCKTDQTCVCMLCSVLDHKNHEFVPLREEYEGKKAELGKTEAEIQQMIQKRRLKIQEITESVKMSKDAADRQKAEGVQVFTALMESVERRLKELIKEIEDKQETTEKQAEGLIKDVEQEISELMKRISEVEQLSRSEDHLHLLQSFSSLKDAPVTKDWTEVRVNPPSYEGTVGRAVVQLEETLWKDMKKKLFEAELKRVQQYEVDVTLDPDTAHPDLILSDDGKQVYDSDMRKNLPDNPERFSYCPFVLGEQSFSSGTFYFEVQVKGNTEWDLGVARESINRKAEITLRPQDGFWAVVLRNGNEYSACAGPSFPLCLQSGPEKVGVFVDYEGGVVSFYDVGAAALIYSFTGCSFTHKLLPFFSPCNSGKNSAPLIICPVNQTEWIND from the coding sequence ATGTCTGCTGCCAGCAATCTGCGATCTGAAGATCAGTTTCTGTGCTGCATCTGTCTGGATGTGTTCACTGATCCAGTCTCTACACCATGTGGACACAActtctgcaaaaactgcatCAGTCAGCACTGGGACATGAATCAGAGCTGTCAGTGTCCCATGTGTAAAGAAACTTTCAAAACTAGACCTCAGCTGAGGGTCAACACCTTCATCTCTGAGATGGTTGCTCAGTTCAGACGTGAagctcagcagaaagccagcagcagcagctcagagcaaCAAACTGCCAAACCAGGAGAAGTTCCCTGTGACGTCTGCACTGGAACCAGACTGAAGGCCCTGAAGTCCTGCCTGGTGTGTCAGACCTCCTACTGTCAGACTCACCTGGAGCCTCATCTGACAGTGAAAGGTCTGAAAAGACATCAGCTGATTGATGCTGCGGAGAACCTGGAAGACAGGATGTGCACGAAGCACGATAAACTTCTGGAGCTGTTCTGTAAGACCGACCAGACATGTGTCTGCATGCTCTGCTCTGTTTTAGACCACAAGAACCACGAGTTTGTTCCTCTGAGAGAAGAATATGAAGGAAAGAAGGCAGAGCTGGGGAAGACAGAGGCTGAGATTCAGCAGATGATCCAGAAGAGACGACTGAAGATTCAGGAGATCACAGAGTCAGTGAAGATGAGTAAAgatgctgcagacagacagaaagcagaagGTGTTCAGGTCTTCACTGCTCTGATGGAGTCTGTTGAGAGACGCCTGAAGGAGCTCATAAAGGAAAtcgaagacaaacaggaaacaacagaGAAACAGGCTGAGGGTCTCATCAAAGATGTAGAACAGGAAATTTCTGAGCTGATGAAGAGAATCTCTGaggtggagcagctctcacGCTCTGaagaccacctccacctcctccaaagcTTCTCCTCCCTGAAAGATGCTCCAGTCACCAAGGACTGGACAGAGGTCAGAGTCAATCCACCATCATATGAGGGGACTGTGGGGAGAGCTGTGGTTCAGCTGGAGGAGACACTCTGGAAAgacatgaagaagaagctgtttgaggctgagctgaagaggGTCCAGCAGTATGAGGTGGATGTGACCCTAGATCCTGATACAGCTCATCCTGATCTCATCCTGTCTGATGATGGAAAACAAGTCTATGATAGTGATATGAGGAAGAATCTTCCAGACAACCCAGAGAGATTTTCTTACTGTCCCTTTGTTTTAGGAGAGCAGAGTTTCTCTTCAGgcacattttattttgaggTTCAGGTTAAAGGAAACACTGAGTGGGATTTAGGAGTGGCCAGAGAGTCGATCAACAGGAAGGCAGAAATCACACTGAGACCTCAGGATGGTTTCTGGGCTGTAGTGCTGAGAAATGGAAATGAGTACAGTGCTTGTGCAGGGCCTTCATTCCCCCTCTGTCTTCAGTCTGGTCCTGAGAAGGTGGGGGTGTTTGTGGATTATGAGGGGGGTGTAGTCTCCTTTTATGATGTaggtgctgcagctctgatctaCTCCTTTACTGGCTGCTCCTTCACTCACAAACTGCTCCCATTCTTCAGTCCCTGTAATAGTGGTAAAAACTCTGCACCTTTGATCATCTGTCCTGTCAATCAAACTGAGTGGATCAATGACTAA